One genomic segment of Mytilus galloprovincialis chromosome 5, xbMytGall1.hap1.1, whole genome shotgun sequence includes these proteins:
- the LOC143075333 gene encoding NACHT and WD repeat domain-containing protein 2-like isoform X2 gives MTLKGPVNPFRLRHLDDVIDQDETDEVRREMEVPLRYKDLMDTERSHTKQILFGGILAEDIPHIRSKEIKIYICSAGTDSEVERDAFVEDVYPALRDYCKETHGLDFHAIDMRWGIDYSENGWPSTETCLKELQHCQTHSLGPCIVAILGQKYKRFTPPETIEEEEFELLKESLMEEENIALLDVIYEKDTNINPAVYRLQRPSTDKDPSLKMWKDTQKTVQEILEDAARTCLESNKISKEKFLKYTSSEIHQEIQQGILNQSDRDDKCLFFSRLVSNMDDLLTSSKRPKFLDILPCNNEQDINAEIAANSLRKEVLGNLDSNNSRENFVDFSTNGIHYKNVDEYTQNVCRYLHNSVKKLIDYSVKNQNTLHSDNLYREVVQHWHASINSSQPFVGRDNILSKVKEYLLSETDQPLVITGVSGSGKSSIIAKIASDVNIAIKNEDLAMRTALVFRFVGQTQNAVTAQELLYSLCNQLAFVMGKYRHDVPKDFKALKLYFIEMVQRGEFGGMLIILIDSLDMLSTFENGHKLEWLPSRVAVNVKIVVSVNSECKECLTRLVHKCPDNIVDIIPLSNTDCENVMKVMMNKERRSVSYDQWKLVQNAFQNCTLPLFVKIVFDEVSLWHSYDDSETQVLGNSVNDVIDNIFHRAEIKFGKHILSGVLGYLTASRDGLSESELVDILSSDEDNLNHVFCTWHPKVRRYPAYLVSVIRQYFEPYLLEKECDSIRVLCWKYPCFKIVAHGRYVRNDEEKLHSTIADYFLGKWGGFTRKPCTYPSRLTAKKKMMTSDDKACRLLPVQHNFHGESEVRGLYNKRKMTELPFSLMSSGRHGDLRSETFCNFHYIYYRLKASSLEHLLADFDMFRDRETTLVADALRMSGAALQADVDSLGVELTGRLLPHSRRFNYIRELIYQCDLAAQAHCPLVPNCQIYSAPGGPLQYECDVGGNVFCPIDIDVFNSPDGILLTAKPHFSSRVRVWELSRGDSRPDMMMPLGEIHPTRDGRFLNIIQNDQMIKIYRSDCGELHGEIVYGHGRVSDIEVSNKYITFCVEKGTGPYIIDVDAKSVLHRFSFHAHAVAVSPDENYVAFNSEKNILLYQMPLMERKCMAQASDVPQDIIFSNNKPKCFIFTKSKIVESIEFDVVSRKFTCKFIFSDLELRQCVISNTQKYLLCRSAKCLHLVYTHDNKLLRKFDKLPEDVIVEQSSNFTGAEFTPEDKYIVASRYTFLAVWDTVTGNPLRVLQSSVSPILRVYTSNAVNKVVSLLADNSFQVWNLENIDSNILHSNNIFPGNVFGAQLSTVSQKIVAFEGRVPEAKVLSLRNGQVTDILQHSHNTDDKVRQVILSPNGRFAVTRGQRAEDMTEGSTVWRVLRDDVVWDLEASKRTHYSGNNRFVNFTKDSEYAVFISLVNYSRYDWSDNTYALSVVQAENGITRTVPFPPCTEFVSPPCIVLCGSTNYFTAIVQICNKTHDSKSKKERSRHYEVQLLLEDISGTEEETTFLKIQNVLEEAAEDCQFLDVKTNLKNQLVLMYAKGLDQYVFEMEKGLVRPSYIQKGLIVYDFKNKGILKHIPEFLSPSSDINNLTLSRNSMIIMDQNRSVFNVVNPKSVIPIDKQFGIGTPRFVLDGRFIVGLTPNFREVIVVRTCDGIVKGHMFVHGCATCVSVGADDRTVVVGCEDGRVLILTIILELCDPVREIIQSFPSRQIKPEKEPDSMRLIKKDIRHMMCRTPDHARLSARLQTSAIEENRRPPSHRIISTGVSMTQNIKRSRSEVCSVQ, from the exons ATGACATTAAAAG GTCCAGTAAACCCCTTCAGACTACGTCATTTAGATGATGTCATCGACCAGGATGAGACCGATGAAGTCCGAAGAGAGATGGAAGTACCTCTTCGGTATAAAGACCTAATGGATACTGAACGATCTCATACAAAACAGATACTGTTTGGTGGCATTCTAGCAGAAGATATCCCCCACATTAGGTCTAAGGAGATTAAAATATACATCTGCTCTGCGGGAACAG ATTCTGAGGTTGAAAGAGATGCTTTTGTTGAGGATGTTTATCCTGCTCTAAGAGACTACTGTAAAGAGACACATGGACTGGATTTTCAT GCAATTGATATGAGATGGGGTATAGACTATTCAGAAAATGGATGGCCATCTACAGAAACATGCCTTAAAGAGCTCCAACACTGCCAAACACATTCTTTGGGCCCGTGTATTGTG gCAATTTTAGGACAGAAATACAAACGATTTACACCACCAGAGACGATAGAGGAAGAAGAATTTGAGCTGTTGAAAGAATCGTTGATGGAGGAGGAAAACATAGCATTATTAGACGTGATCTATGAAAAAGATACAAACATAAACCCTGCAGTGTACCGACTTCAACGTCCTAGTACCGACAAAG aTCCATCTCTAAAAATGTGGAAAGATACACAGAAAACTGTTCAGGAAATATTGGAAGACGCTGCAAGAACGTGTTTGGAAAGTAACAAAATTAGCAAGGAAAAGTTTCTGAAATATACATCTAGTG AAATTCATCAGGAAATCCAGCAAGGCATTCTGAACCAATCAGACAGAGAcgataaatgcttgtttttcaGTAGGCTTGTATCAAACATGGACGATTTGCTGACGTCATCAAAAAGACCGAAATTCCTAGATATTCTTCCTTGCAACAATGAACAGGATATAAACGCCGAAATTGCTGCTAATTCTCTTAGGAAAGAAGTTCTGGGAAATCTGGATTCAAATAACAGCagggaaaattttgttgattttagtaCAAATGGTATACACTACAAAAACGTAGATGAatatacacaaaatgtatgtcGATACTTGCACAATTCAGTCAAGAAATTAATAGATTATTCcgttaaaaatcaaaatacactCCACAGTGACAATTTATATCGTGAAGTTGTTCAACATTGGCATGCGTCAATAAATTCATCACAGCCTTTTGTAGGCAGAGACAACATTCTTAGCAAGGTCAAAGAATATCTTCTTTCTGAAACTGATCAGCCATTAGTAATAACAGGTGTATCCGGTTCAGGAAAGTCATCGATAATTGCAAAGATTGCATCAGATGTAAATATAGCAATAAAGAATGAAGATCTTGCAATGCGGACAGCTTTGGTGTTCCGGTTCGTAGGTCAAACACAAAATGCGGTCACTGCGCAGGAGCTGCTTTACTCATTGTGTAACCAACTTGCCTTTGTAATGGGCAAGTATCGCCATGATGTGCCAAAAGACTTCAAAGctttaaaactttatttcattgaaatGGTTCAAAGAGGAGAATTTGGCGGGATGCTTATAATTCTAATTGATTCGCTTGACATGTTGTCAACGTTTGAAAATGGACACAAGTTAGAATGGTTACCATCAAGAGTTGCAGTAAATGTTAAAATTGTAGTTTCGGTAAATTCTGAATGTAAAGAATGCTTGACAAGACTCGTACACAAATGCCCAGACAACATTGTAGATATTATACCATTATCAAACACAGATTGTGAAAATGTCATGAAAGTGATGATGAACAAAGAACGTCGAAGTGTCTCTTATGATCAATGGAAGCTTGTTCAAAATGCATTTCAAAACTGTACACTACCATTATTTGTTAAAATAGTTTTCGACGAAGTTTCCTTATGGCATTCGTATGATGATTCGGAAACTCAAGTTCTTGGAAACAGCGTCAATGACGTTATTGATAATATTTTTCATAGAGCAGAAATAAAATTCGGGAAACATATTTTATCCGGAGTACTCGGATATTTAACAGCCTCAAGAGACGGCTTATCAGAATCCGAACTGGTTGATATTTTATCATCCGATGAAGACAATTTGAATCACGTGTTCTGTACTTGGCATCCGAAGGTAAGACGTTATCCGGCTTATCTCGTAAGTGTTATTCGACAGTATTTTGAACCTTACCTACTGGAAAAAGAATGCGACAGTATTCGTGTTCTATGTTGGAAATACCCTTGCTTCAAGATCGTAGCACATGGTCGATACGTTAGAAATGACGAAGAGAAGCTGCATTCCACCATTGCAGATTATTTCCTAGGAAAATGGGGAGGATTCACTAGGAAACCTTGTACATATCCATCAAGATTGACGGCAAAAAAGAAGATGATGACTTCAGATGATAAAGCGTGTCGGCTCCTTCCTGTTCAGCACAATTTTCACGGCGAGTCAGAGGTGCGAGGATTATATAATAAACGAAAAATGACAGAACTACCATTTAGCCTAATGTCTAGTGGTCGACATGGAGATTTACGGTCAGAAACATTTTGCAACTTTCATTATATTTATTATCGCCTGAAAGCATCATCATTAGAACACTTACTTGCCGACTTCGATATGTTTCGCGACAGAGAGACAACCTTAGTAGCCGATGCTTTACGCATGTCAGGAGCTGCCTTACAAGCAGATGTAGATTCACTAGGAGTCGAGTTGACCGGTCGTTTGCTTCCTCATTCTAGACGTTTCAATTACATAAGAGAACTTATATACCAGTGCGATTTAGCAGCACAAGCTCATTGTCCACTTGTTCCGAACTGTCAAATATACAGTGCTCCTGGTGGACCTTTACAGTACGAATGTGATGTAGGTGGAAACGTGTTCTGCCCAATTGATATTGACGTATTCAATAGCCCAGATGGTATTTTATTAACAGCAAAGCCTCATTTTAGTTCTCGAGTTAGGGTTTGGGAATTATCGAGAGGCGATTCGAGGCCAGATATGATGATGCCTCTTGGAGAAATACACCCGACTCGTGACGGACGATTTCTCAACATAATTCAGAATGaccaaatgataaaaatatatcgATCAGATTGCGGTGAACTGCATGGTGAAATCGTATATGGACATGGACGTGTTTCAGATATAGAAGTGTCAAATAAATATATCACATTTTGTGTAGAAAAGGGCACTGGGCCATACATAATAGATGTAGACGCTAAGTCAGTTCTGCACCGTTTCAGCTTTCATGCGCATGCCGTCGCGGTTAGTCCAGACGAGAACTATGTCGCATTCAATTCCGAGAAGAATATTCTGCTTTATCAAATGCCATTGATGGAGCGCAAATGTATGGCGCAAGCATCAGATGTTCCGCAAGATATCATATTCAGTAACAACAAaccaaaatgtttcatttttactAAGTCAAAAATCGTCGAATCAATTGAGTTTGACGTTGTCAGTCGTAAATTCACATGCAAATTCATATTCAGCGACCTTGAACTACGACAGTGTGTTAtttcaaacacacaaaaatatctGCTTTGTCGAAGTGCAAAATGTCTTCATTTGGTGTATACGCATGACAATAAACTGTTACGGAAGTTCGATAAACTACCGGAAGATGTTATAGTAGAGCAATCATCTAATTTCACAGGAGCAGAGTTTACACCGGAAGATAAGTATATTGTGGCATCAAGATATACATTTCTGGCCGTTTGGGATACTGTTACGGGTAATCCTTTGAGAGTACTTCAGTCTTCTGTATCACCAATTCTAAGAGTGTACACTTCCAATGCTGTCAACAAAGTAGTGTCTTTACTGGCCGATAATTCATTTCAAGTTTGGAATCTAGAAAATATAGATTCAAATATACTGCATTCAAATAACATCTTTCCCGGAAACGTGTTTGGAGCACAACTATCAACCGTCAGTCAGAAGATAGTGGCATTTGAGGGAAGAGTTCCAGAAGCAAAGGTATTGAGTTTACGAAATGGTCAAGTAACAGACATCCTTCAGCATAGTCATAATACGGACGACAAAGTCAGACAAGTCATCTTGTCACCTAATGGGCGGTTTGCTGTAACTCGTGGTCAGAGAGCAGAAGATATGACTGAAGGTTCTACAGTTTGGCGAGTACTTCGTGATGATGTAGTTTGGGATTTGGAGGCTagtaaaagaacacattattctGGTAACAATCGGTTTGTGAATTTCACTAAGGACAGTGAATATGCAGTCTTCATCTCACTGGTAAATTATTCACGTTATGATTGGAGTGACAATACATATGCTCTTTCTGTTGTTCAGGCAGAAAATGGCATTACTAGGACTGTACCTTTCCCACCATGTACAGAATTTGTTTCACCTCCGTGTATCGTTCTATGTGGAAGCACAAATTATTTTACAGCAATCGTCCAAATCTGCAATAAAACCCACGACTCCAAATCAAAGAAAGAACGATCAAGACATTATGAGGTACAGCTTTTGTTGGAGGACATCTCTGGAACGGAAGAGGAAACAACTTTTCTGAAGATTCAAAACGTTTTAGAAGAAGCAGCAGaagattgtcaatttttagatgtcaAAACGAACTTGAAAAACCAATTGGTTCTTATGTATGCAAAAGGGTTGGACCAATATGTTTTTGAAATGGAGAAGGGCCTCGTTCGTCCATCGTATATTCAAAAGGGTCTTATTGTGTATGATTTCAAGAACAAAGGAATCCTTAAACACATACCGGAATTTCTTTCGCCATCGTCAGACATCAACAACTTAACTTTATCTCGCAATTCCATGATCATAATGGACCAAAACCGATCTGTTTTCAATGTAGTTAACCCGAAGTCTGTTATACCCATCGATAAGCAATTCGGAATAGGTACTCCACGATTTGTTTTAGATGGTCGTTTTATTGTTGGCCTTACTCCAAATTTTAGGGAAGTAATTGTCGTGCGAACTTGTGATGGAATTGTCAAAGGTCACATGTTTGTACATGGCTGTGCCACGTGTGTATCGGTAGGAGCAGACGACAGAACAGTTGTCGTTGGTTGTGAGGATGGCCGTGTATTGATTCTCACTATAATTTTAGAACTCTGTGACCCAGTCCGGGAAATAATACAATCGTTCCCAAGCAGACAGATTAAACCAGAAAAAGAACCGGATTCAATGAGACTTATCAAGAAAGACATAAGACACATGATGTGCCGAACACCAGATCACGCGAGACTTTCTGCAAGATTACAGACTAGTGCTATAGAAGAAAATCGCAGACCGCCATCACACAGAATAATATCAACTGGTGTCTCAATGACACAGAATATCAAACGTTCACGTTCGGAAGTATGCTCTGTGCAATAg
- the LOC143075333 gene encoding NACHT and WD repeat domain-containing protein 2-like isoform X1, with product MNGLAIEDGPVNPFRLRHLDDVIDQDETDEVRREMEVPLRYKDLMDTERSHTKQILFGGILAEDIPHIRSKEIKIYICSAGTDSEVERDAFVEDVYPALRDYCKETHGLDFHAIDMRWGIDYSENGWPSTETCLKELQHCQTHSLGPCIVAILGQKYKRFTPPETIEEEEFELLKESLMEEENIALLDVIYEKDTNINPAVYRLQRPSTDKDPSLKMWKDTQKTVQEILEDAARTCLESNKISKEKFLKYTSSEIHQEIQQGILNQSDRDDKCLFFSRLVSNMDDLLTSSKRPKFLDILPCNNEQDINAEIAANSLRKEVLGNLDSNNSRENFVDFSTNGIHYKNVDEYTQNVCRYLHNSVKKLIDYSVKNQNTLHSDNLYREVVQHWHASINSSQPFVGRDNILSKVKEYLLSETDQPLVITGVSGSGKSSIIAKIASDVNIAIKNEDLAMRTALVFRFVGQTQNAVTAQELLYSLCNQLAFVMGKYRHDVPKDFKALKLYFIEMVQRGEFGGMLIILIDSLDMLSTFENGHKLEWLPSRVAVNVKIVVSVNSECKECLTRLVHKCPDNIVDIIPLSNTDCENVMKVMMNKERRSVSYDQWKLVQNAFQNCTLPLFVKIVFDEVSLWHSYDDSETQVLGNSVNDVIDNIFHRAEIKFGKHILSGVLGYLTASRDGLSESELVDILSSDEDNLNHVFCTWHPKVRRYPAYLVSVIRQYFEPYLLEKECDSIRVLCWKYPCFKIVAHGRYVRNDEEKLHSTIADYFLGKWGGFTRKPCTYPSRLTAKKKMMTSDDKACRLLPVQHNFHGESEVRGLYNKRKMTELPFSLMSSGRHGDLRSETFCNFHYIYYRLKASSLEHLLADFDMFRDRETTLVADALRMSGAALQADVDSLGVELTGRLLPHSRRFNYIRELIYQCDLAAQAHCPLVPNCQIYSAPGGPLQYECDVGGNVFCPIDIDVFNSPDGILLTAKPHFSSRVRVWELSRGDSRPDMMMPLGEIHPTRDGRFLNIIQNDQMIKIYRSDCGELHGEIVYGHGRVSDIEVSNKYITFCVEKGTGPYIIDVDAKSVLHRFSFHAHAVAVSPDENYVAFNSEKNILLYQMPLMERKCMAQASDVPQDIIFSNNKPKCFIFTKSKIVESIEFDVVSRKFTCKFIFSDLELRQCVISNTQKYLLCRSAKCLHLVYTHDNKLLRKFDKLPEDVIVEQSSNFTGAEFTPEDKYIVASRYTFLAVWDTVTGNPLRVLQSSVSPILRVYTSNAVNKVVSLLADNSFQVWNLENIDSNILHSNNIFPGNVFGAQLSTVSQKIVAFEGRVPEAKVLSLRNGQVTDILQHSHNTDDKVRQVILSPNGRFAVTRGQRAEDMTEGSTVWRVLRDDVVWDLEASKRTHYSGNNRFVNFTKDSEYAVFISLVNYSRYDWSDNTYALSVVQAENGITRTVPFPPCTEFVSPPCIVLCGSTNYFTAIVQICNKTHDSKSKKERSRHYEVQLLLEDISGTEEETTFLKIQNVLEEAAEDCQFLDVKTNLKNQLVLMYAKGLDQYVFEMEKGLVRPSYIQKGLIVYDFKNKGILKHIPEFLSPSSDINNLTLSRNSMIIMDQNRSVFNVVNPKSVIPIDKQFGIGTPRFVLDGRFIVGLTPNFREVIVVRTCDGIVKGHMFVHGCATCVSVGADDRTVVVGCEDGRVLILTIILELCDPVREIIQSFPSRQIKPEKEPDSMRLIKKDIRHMMCRTPDHARLSARLQTSAIEENRRPPSHRIISTGVSMTQNIKRSRSEVCSVQ from the exons ATGAATGGATTAGCCATAGAAGACG GTCCAGTAAACCCCTTCAGACTACGTCATTTAGATGATGTCATCGACCAGGATGAGACCGATGAAGTCCGAAGAGAGATGGAAGTACCTCTTCGGTATAAAGACCTAATGGATACTGAACGATCTCATACAAAACAGATACTGTTTGGTGGCATTCTAGCAGAAGATATCCCCCACATTAGGTCTAAGGAGATTAAAATATACATCTGCTCTGCGGGAACAG ATTCTGAGGTTGAAAGAGATGCTTTTGTTGAGGATGTTTATCCTGCTCTAAGAGACTACTGTAAAGAGACACATGGACTGGATTTTCAT GCAATTGATATGAGATGGGGTATAGACTATTCAGAAAATGGATGGCCATCTACAGAAACATGCCTTAAAGAGCTCCAACACTGCCAAACACATTCTTTGGGCCCGTGTATTGTG gCAATTTTAGGACAGAAATACAAACGATTTACACCACCAGAGACGATAGAGGAAGAAGAATTTGAGCTGTTGAAAGAATCGTTGATGGAGGAGGAAAACATAGCATTATTAGACGTGATCTATGAAAAAGATACAAACATAAACCCTGCAGTGTACCGACTTCAACGTCCTAGTACCGACAAAG aTCCATCTCTAAAAATGTGGAAAGATACACAGAAAACTGTTCAGGAAATATTGGAAGACGCTGCAAGAACGTGTTTGGAAAGTAACAAAATTAGCAAGGAAAAGTTTCTGAAATATACATCTAGTG AAATTCATCAGGAAATCCAGCAAGGCATTCTGAACCAATCAGACAGAGAcgataaatgcttgtttttcaGTAGGCTTGTATCAAACATGGACGATTTGCTGACGTCATCAAAAAGACCGAAATTCCTAGATATTCTTCCTTGCAACAATGAACAGGATATAAACGCCGAAATTGCTGCTAATTCTCTTAGGAAAGAAGTTCTGGGAAATCTGGATTCAAATAACAGCagggaaaattttgttgattttagtaCAAATGGTATACACTACAAAAACGTAGATGAatatacacaaaatgtatgtcGATACTTGCACAATTCAGTCAAGAAATTAATAGATTATTCcgttaaaaatcaaaatacactCCACAGTGACAATTTATATCGTGAAGTTGTTCAACATTGGCATGCGTCAATAAATTCATCACAGCCTTTTGTAGGCAGAGACAACATTCTTAGCAAGGTCAAAGAATATCTTCTTTCTGAAACTGATCAGCCATTAGTAATAACAGGTGTATCCGGTTCAGGAAAGTCATCGATAATTGCAAAGATTGCATCAGATGTAAATATAGCAATAAAGAATGAAGATCTTGCAATGCGGACAGCTTTGGTGTTCCGGTTCGTAGGTCAAACACAAAATGCGGTCACTGCGCAGGAGCTGCTTTACTCATTGTGTAACCAACTTGCCTTTGTAATGGGCAAGTATCGCCATGATGTGCCAAAAGACTTCAAAGctttaaaactttatttcattgaaatGGTTCAAAGAGGAGAATTTGGCGGGATGCTTATAATTCTAATTGATTCGCTTGACATGTTGTCAACGTTTGAAAATGGACACAAGTTAGAATGGTTACCATCAAGAGTTGCAGTAAATGTTAAAATTGTAGTTTCGGTAAATTCTGAATGTAAAGAATGCTTGACAAGACTCGTACACAAATGCCCAGACAACATTGTAGATATTATACCATTATCAAACACAGATTGTGAAAATGTCATGAAAGTGATGATGAACAAAGAACGTCGAAGTGTCTCTTATGATCAATGGAAGCTTGTTCAAAATGCATTTCAAAACTGTACACTACCATTATTTGTTAAAATAGTTTTCGACGAAGTTTCCTTATGGCATTCGTATGATGATTCGGAAACTCAAGTTCTTGGAAACAGCGTCAATGACGTTATTGATAATATTTTTCATAGAGCAGAAATAAAATTCGGGAAACATATTTTATCCGGAGTACTCGGATATTTAACAGCCTCAAGAGACGGCTTATCAGAATCCGAACTGGTTGATATTTTATCATCCGATGAAGACAATTTGAATCACGTGTTCTGTACTTGGCATCCGAAGGTAAGACGTTATCCGGCTTATCTCGTAAGTGTTATTCGACAGTATTTTGAACCTTACCTACTGGAAAAAGAATGCGACAGTATTCGTGTTCTATGTTGGAAATACCCTTGCTTCAAGATCGTAGCACATGGTCGATACGTTAGAAATGACGAAGAGAAGCTGCATTCCACCATTGCAGATTATTTCCTAGGAAAATGGGGAGGATTCACTAGGAAACCTTGTACATATCCATCAAGATTGACGGCAAAAAAGAAGATGATGACTTCAGATGATAAAGCGTGTCGGCTCCTTCCTGTTCAGCACAATTTTCACGGCGAGTCAGAGGTGCGAGGATTATATAATAAACGAAAAATGACAGAACTACCATTTAGCCTAATGTCTAGTGGTCGACATGGAGATTTACGGTCAGAAACATTTTGCAACTTTCATTATATTTATTATCGCCTGAAAGCATCATCATTAGAACACTTACTTGCCGACTTCGATATGTTTCGCGACAGAGAGACAACCTTAGTAGCCGATGCTTTACGCATGTCAGGAGCTGCCTTACAAGCAGATGTAGATTCACTAGGAGTCGAGTTGACCGGTCGTTTGCTTCCTCATTCTAGACGTTTCAATTACATAAGAGAACTTATATACCAGTGCGATTTAGCAGCACAAGCTCATTGTCCACTTGTTCCGAACTGTCAAATATACAGTGCTCCTGGTGGACCTTTACAGTACGAATGTGATGTAGGTGGAAACGTGTTCTGCCCAATTGATATTGACGTATTCAATAGCCCAGATGGTATTTTATTAACAGCAAAGCCTCATTTTAGTTCTCGAGTTAGGGTTTGGGAATTATCGAGAGGCGATTCGAGGCCAGATATGATGATGCCTCTTGGAGAAATACACCCGACTCGTGACGGACGATTTCTCAACATAATTCAGAATGaccaaatgataaaaatatatcgATCAGATTGCGGTGAACTGCATGGTGAAATCGTATATGGACATGGACGTGTTTCAGATATAGAAGTGTCAAATAAATATATCACATTTTGTGTAGAAAAGGGCACTGGGCCATACATAATAGATGTAGACGCTAAGTCAGTTCTGCACCGTTTCAGCTTTCATGCGCATGCCGTCGCGGTTAGTCCAGACGAGAACTATGTCGCATTCAATTCCGAGAAGAATATTCTGCTTTATCAAATGCCATTGATGGAGCGCAAATGTATGGCGCAAGCATCAGATGTTCCGCAAGATATCATATTCAGTAACAACAAaccaaaatgtttcatttttactAAGTCAAAAATCGTCGAATCAATTGAGTTTGACGTTGTCAGTCGTAAATTCACATGCAAATTCATATTCAGCGACCTTGAACTACGACAGTGTGTTAtttcaaacacacaaaaatatctGCTTTGTCGAAGTGCAAAATGTCTTCATTTGGTGTATACGCATGACAATAAACTGTTACGGAAGTTCGATAAACTACCGGAAGATGTTATAGTAGAGCAATCATCTAATTTCACAGGAGCAGAGTTTACACCGGAAGATAAGTATATTGTGGCATCAAGATATACATTTCTGGCCGTTTGGGATACTGTTACGGGTAATCCTTTGAGAGTACTTCAGTCTTCTGTATCACCAATTCTAAGAGTGTACACTTCCAATGCTGTCAACAAAGTAGTGTCTTTACTGGCCGATAATTCATTTCAAGTTTGGAATCTAGAAAATATAGATTCAAATATACTGCATTCAAATAACATCTTTCCCGGAAACGTGTTTGGAGCACAACTATCAACCGTCAGTCAGAAGATAGTGGCATTTGAGGGAAGAGTTCCAGAAGCAAAGGTATTGAGTTTACGAAATGGTCAAGTAACAGACATCCTTCAGCATAGTCATAATACGGACGACAAAGTCAGACAAGTCATCTTGTCACCTAATGGGCGGTTTGCTGTAACTCGTGGTCAGAGAGCAGAAGATATGACTGAAGGTTCTACAGTTTGGCGAGTACTTCGTGATGATGTAGTTTGGGATTTGGAGGCTagtaaaagaacacattattctGGTAACAATCGGTTTGTGAATTTCACTAAGGACAGTGAATATGCAGTCTTCATCTCACTGGTAAATTATTCACGTTATGATTGGAGTGACAATACATATGCTCTTTCTGTTGTTCAGGCAGAAAATGGCATTACTAGGACTGTACCTTTCCCACCATGTACAGAATTTGTTTCACCTCCGTGTATCGTTCTATGTGGAAGCACAAATTATTTTACAGCAATCGTCCAAATCTGCAATAAAACCCACGACTCCAAATCAAAGAAAGAACGATCAAGACATTATGAGGTACAGCTTTTGTTGGAGGACATCTCTGGAACGGAAGAGGAAACAACTTTTCTGAAGATTCAAAACGTTTTAGAAGAAGCAGCAGaagattgtcaatttttagatgtcaAAACGAACTTGAAAAACCAATTGGTTCTTATGTATGCAAAAGGGTTGGACCAATATGTTTTTGAAATGGAGAAGGGCCTCGTTCGTCCATCGTATATTCAAAAGGGTCTTATTGTGTATGATTTCAAGAACAAAGGAATCCTTAAACACATACCGGAATTTCTTTCGCCATCGTCAGACATCAACAACTTAACTTTATCTCGCAATTCCATGATCATAATGGACCAAAACCGATCTGTTTTCAATGTAGTTAACCCGAAGTCTGTTATACCCATCGATAAGCAATTCGGAATAGGTACTCCACGATTTGTTTTAGATGGTCGTTTTATTGTTGGCCTTACTCCAAATTTTAGGGAAGTAATTGTCGTGCGAACTTGTGATGGAATTGTCAAAGGTCACATGTTTGTACATGGCTGTGCCACGTGTGTATCGGTAGGAGCAGACGACAGAACAGTTGTCGTTGGTTGTGAGGATGGCCGTGTATTGATTCTCACTATAATTTTAGAACTCTGTGACCCAGTCCGGGAAATAATACAATCGTTCCCAAGCAGACAGATTAAACCAGAAAAAGAACCGGATTCAATGAGACTTATCAAGAAAGACATAAGACACATGATGTGCCGAACACCAGATCACGCGAGACTTTCTGCAAGATTACAGACTAGTGCTATAGAAGAAAATCGCAGACCGCCATCACACAGAATAATATCAACTGGTGTCTCAATGACACAGAATATCAAACGTTCACGTTCGGAAGTATGCTCTGTGCAATAg